The Oscillatoria acuminata PCC 6304 genomic interval TATCCTCACCCGAATTACCGGGAAAAGTCCTTCCACCATTGATGGCATCATTCGCGCCAATGGGAGTGCAAATCTTTATTTAATCAATCCTAACGGGATTGTTTTCGGTCCCAATGCTGAATTAAATATTGGAGGTTCATTTTTTGCGAGTACCGCTGAGAGCATAGTGCTGGCGGATGGGACTCTATTTAGTGCGATCAACCCAGAATCACCCCCATTACTGACAGTAAACGTGCCAGTGGGGTTACAATTTGGACCCAATCCGGGGACGCTTGTGGTGCAATCTCAAGGGATAGACAAGAGCGGAGAAACCGGGGGGTTGCAAGGGTCACCGGGGCAAACTTTGGGACTATTTGGGGGGAATGTGCTCCTAGAGGGGGGACAAGTGCGATCGCCCGGGGGACAGATTCACCTCGGCAGTGTGGCAGGCAACAGCCGGATTAGTTTGATCCCCACTTCAAGGGGAATTCAAGCAGGATATGAAGCCGTAGAGAGCTTTCAAGACATTCAACTGACCCAGCAGAGTCGGCTCAATACCAGTGGAGAGGGGGGAGGAACGATTCACTTGCAAGGACGGCAAATCAATATCTCAGAAGGGTCTCAGGTATTAGGGATCAATATCGGTTCCCAACCTGGGGGATCGGTGAAGATCAAAGCCACGGAGTTAGTCGCACTGACTGGGGCTGATCCTGATAATTTTACTGTAATGATTAGTGACAATCAGGGAGTGGGGACCGGGGGAGACTTGACCATCGAAACCGGACAATTTTTACTCCAAGGAACGGCTTTTTTATCCGCTAGTAGTTTTGGATCCGGTGCCGGGGGAAATCTCAGCATTAATGCTGTAGATTCCATTACCCTGATTGGGGTGGGATTTGGACCGTTAGAACTGGTGCTGGGGGGTGCATTAACGGGACAATTGCAACCAGGCGATCGCATTGGTGGATTGTTTGCCGGAACCGTCGGGTTGGCTCCGGCGGGCAATATCACCTTAGAGGCGGGGAATGCCATTGGATTGTATAATGGGGCGATCGTATTCAGTCCGACCTTTGGGACAGAATCCAGTGGGAAAATTCAGATGCGGGCCCACGATCGCATCGAGGCGATCGCCGGTGGAATTTTTTCCAATACCGCCCTTGGGAGTGCCGGTTCAGCGGGAAATATTGAAATCGAGACGGGTCATCTGAGTATTCAAGACGGGAGCATCATTTCAAGTTCTACCTTGGGCAGTGGACCCGGTGGAGATATTACAATTAATGCCTCCCAGAGTATCGAAATCGCCCGCACTCTACCCGAGAACCTCCTACCCACAGGTATCTTGAATAACACCATATTTGGGTCAGGCACGGGGGGAGATATTCAAATTACCACAGGACAGTTGAGCATTCGGGAGGGTGCATTAATTGTCACCAGTACCGGAACAGGTCCAAACGTCGGGTCCCTAGCTGCCGGGGGCCCCGGGGGGAATATTTTAATTGAGGCGAAGGACTCAATAGAAATCCTGGGAGTTTCCCCAGATGGAGCAGTAACCAGTAGTATTGGCACCAGTACCTTTGGTGACCCCCCGTCTGGGGACCTCACCATTTCGACGCGGCAGTTAACCGTAACGGACGGAGGAATCGTCTCCACCGGGACCTTTGGTTCAGGGAGGGGCGGAACCCTAACGGTGAATGCCACCGCAGGGATGGACATTTCCGGGTCCTCGCCGATTACGGGACTGCCAACGGGATTGGATTCCTCTTCAGGACGTGCAGATTTCGAGAATCAGGAGATTAGCGGACCTGCTGGGGACCTCCGCATCAACACCGGACAGTTACGGGTTCGGGATGGGGCGAATATTGATGTGAGGAGTTTGGGTCCAGGGAATGCGGGTACTCTAGAAATTGTGGCGGGGTCGGTGCGTCTGGATAGGGGAGGGAGTCTCAATGCCACCACAGTTTCTGGTGCAGGGGGTGATATTCAACTGCGATCGCCGGATATATTACTCTCTAATGGCAGTAATATCACCACCAACGCCGGGAATACCAATGGCGGAAATATTACCATCCAGACCCGAGTCTTGACCGCCTTGGGAAATAGTGACATTACCGCCAATGCCTTGGCTGGAAGGGGCGGACGAGTTAGTATTGATGCTGAAGGCATTTTCGGGACAGACTTTCGAGAGACCCCCACAGCCAGCAGTGACATTACCGCCACCTCTGAACTAGGGCCGGAGTTTAGCGGTTCCGTGGAACTGAATACCCCAGATACGGATTCGAGTTTAGGAATTGTGCCATTGCAAGAAAATTTTGTAGATGCAACCCAACTGATTGCCCAAAACTTCTGCGCCAAGGGTCAAGAGAGTAGCTTTACTATTACGGGACGGGGGGGTTTACCTGCCTCTCCCACGGAAAACCTGAATGTGTCAGTCATTTTAGATGATTTGCGCCTAGTTCCTACGGCAGGAACCCGGGTTCAGGGTCAAGCGGGGTCAGAAGAGACCCTCTCTTGGGGAAAACCATCCCCCAAGCCCCCTTTAGTGGAGGCCCAAGGTTGGCGGTTGAATCCAGGGGGGACGGTGGTTTTGGTCACTGAACCCTTCCAGGTCAGCCCTCAG includes:
- a CDS encoding filamentous hemagglutinin N-terminal domain-containing protein, producing MINFSQVKYHQFIRLFPELFCLKFHPVITLSGVLILWSGSVGWVGKAEAQIIPDASLNNPTLVTPDGTTYRITGGTEIGGNLFHSFQEFSLITGNTAQFENSVRVENILTRITGKSPSTIDGIIRANGSANLYLINPNGIVFGPNAELNIGGSFFASTAESIVLADGTLFSAINPESPPLLTVNVPVGLQFGPNPGTLVVQSQGIDKSGETGGLQGSPGQTLGLFGGNVLLEGGQVRSPGGQIHLGSVAGNSRISLIPTSRGIQAGYEAVESFQDIQLTQQSRLNTSGEGGGTIHLQGRQINISEGSQVLGINIGSQPGGSVKIKATELVALTGADPDNFTVMISDNQGVGTGGDLTIETGQFLLQGTAFLSASSFGSGAGGNLSINAVDSITLIGVGFGPLELVLGGALTGQLQPGDRIGGLFAGTVGLAPAGNITLEAGNAIGLYNGAIVFSPTFGTESSGKIQMRAHDRIEAIAGGIFSNTALGSAGSAGNIEIETGHLSIQDGSIISSSTLGSGPGGDITINASQSIEIARTLPENLLPTGILNNTIFGSGTGGDIQITTGQLSIREGALIVTSTGTGPNVGSLAAGGPGGNILIEAKDSIEILGVSPDGAVTSSIGTSTFGDPPSGDLTISTRQLTVTDGGIVSTGTFGSGRGGTLTVNATAGMDISGSSPITGLPTGLDSSSGRADFENQEISGPAGDLRINTGQLRVRDGANIDVRSLGPGNAGTLEIVAGSVRLDRGGSLNATTVSGAGGDIQLRSPDILLSNGSNITTNAGNTNGGNITIQTRVLTALGNSDITANALAGRGGRVSIDAEGIFGTDFRETPTASSDITATSELGPEFSGSVELNTPDTDSSLGIVPLQENFVDATQLIAQNFCAKGQESSFTITGRGGLPASPTENLNVSVILDDLRLVPTAGTRVQGQAGSEETLSWGKPSPKPPLVEAQGWRLNPGGTVVLVTEPFQVSPQSSWVRDGVDCRESGD